The following DNA comes from Rosa rugosa chromosome 5, drRosRugo1.1, whole genome shotgun sequence.
CTGAACCACAGCCTGCGCCAACACTCGGGCTCCAGCTCTTCTTATTTTGTTGGTGTTCAAGTCAACTTCCCCTAACTGGGAAAGACCATCTAACACCTGGCTGATCTGAATAGTGCCTTCATCCTTGAGTTCATTCTCACCCAAATTCAGCTTGGTGAGAAGTGTCTTTGCTGCTATACAAGCTGCTAGAGCAGAAGCAGCTTTAGCTGTTATGTCATTGCCAGCAATGTCAAAGACTTCAAGTGAAGGAGCTGATTCCTTGAGAACATTGGCTAGTGCAACTGCACCCTCATCTTCAAGGTTCAGGTAACTGAGGTAAATCTCTTTCAAATTTTCATGCTTGGAAAGAGCTCTACTCAATGCAATTCCACCTTCTACGCCAAACATGTTGTCCCGCAAGTCCAGCTTCTTTAAATGGGTACAAGTCCCCAGTGCCTCACATAACGCAACTCCTCCCTCAGATTCTACCCTCGTAGAGGAACAACGGAAATCCTCCAGAAGGGGAGAATGCTTCACAACCTCAGAAATAGCAAATGCCCCCTCATTTCCTGTCATGTTGTTATGAAAATGAAGGATTCTAAGCTTCTCTGTAGAAGGAATCAACTCGTGAACTGCTTGAGCAGCTTCTTCTGAAATGCCATCATTCATCAAATAGAGTTCCTCCAAGCAACTTTGTGATTTCAGGAGTGCTCCAAATGCCCTAACACCTTTCTCGCCCAAGGCATTGTTTGAGAGATCCAAAAATCTCAATGCACTACCTTCCAAGGCAGCTGCAAATATACTGATGACTTCAAGAGCTTCTGCCTCAGGTCTACCTGCTATAAAATCTGATAAGTCAACTTCTTTCAACTGATTCTTGAGGGAAACCAGAATGGGCTCAGCAACACGGGCGGCTCCTAATCCAAAGCTTCTATTGCTGAAGCAGATTTTAGTGTAGGCATTCCCCGGCTCCCTCAATGGCCTTAAAAGTTCCTCTGCTTCCTCAGCTTCAATAAATGCCCGTGTGCCTTTCGATATATCAAACAAAGTTTCTTTAGGTGTAGTGTCAGATGCCACTGTACTCTCCTTGCTACTAGATCCCCTTTTAAGAACTTCCAACAGCAGCTTACTACATTCCCGAGCATACAACTGCACTGCAGAACCCCCATCGCCATCTGGTTCCTTTTCATACTTCTGGTCTGCAGCAACAAAAGCCACATCCTCAATTTGTTTTGCATTTTCCTCAGCCTCCTCCTTACTCAGAGTGCCATACTTTTCAGTGAAAATGGACTTAGTGCTAAGATTGTTTATCATCCGCTCCACAAGCACTTGCCTAGTATTTTGGCTAGGAGGCCATAGTTTAAGTGAAAATGGCCGGCGTTTCGCATTCAGAGATGTGGTGTCCATTGCAGCAAAACCTACAAATGGAGGCCACAGTTATGTGAATGAAGCCTGTGTAaacttaatttttattttttttgaacagTACTTGTAACAGGGATacaatcaaatttcaaaatgaAATGATAGCAATGGTGAATTTGCCAGGCAAATCTTTCGGCCATATTATCAGAAACATTATCATTCATCAAAACATAATTCTTGGCAACAGAAAAAGATATTGCTAACATGCAGGATGACACTAAATGAACAAATTCAAAATCTACAAAAAAGCACTTGAGAAGTGCAAGAGCATGACAATGTCAAATTTGTTTTCCTCTTCATACGAGCACAAAATTCATCTGCATACAAGAGTAAAATTAAAAGACCTCACTAACTACTATAAAGCAAGTTTCTTTGCATTACCCGGTATCTTTTATTTCTCTTCAGCTCATATTTCACACTTCCAATACAGCAAACAAGAGTGATTTTCATGCATCTTAGAAGATTGCCGGTGCTTAAATGCAACTAAAGAATAGCCATTCGTGTTTGGATAAGTTTTCTCCCTAAAATACTCAGATCCAGTGTTTTACTCTATAACTGTTACATGCATAGTTCCTCTCCTCATCTTCAACTCGCAATGCGAAAACATAATTAGGTTTGCATTTTAGGTTCTATTACTCGTCTGAAAACATAAGCTTCTCAAATAAACCAACGGCAACAACCCAATGCATCTAAAAATTGGATAATCTGAAATATGGGATCTATACAATCATAGGATTCAAAACCACCACAAGACTTCAAACTTGAATCAGAACTTTACTGAAGTACAAAACCCAAATGAATCTAAACCCAGAAAAGTAAAAGAGGAAAAGTAGAAAATACAAACACGCAATTAGGGAGAAACCCTAAAATTGGAAAAAGTTGAGAGAGGAGGAGATGTGGGTACCTTTGTTTTCGCTCCCAGCTGTTACAGAGAATAATGAAGCAGAGGAAGGAAGAGAATGTAGAGGGGGGAAAAGTGGGGGAGGGAAAAATCAAAGTGTGAGAGTGAAGAAGGGGAGTGCTGCGTTTAGGTCTGTTGAGATTTATTGGGGCAAAGGCCGCCGCTTTAGGGCATCCCCAACCGTACGCCATACGGCTATACTATCCAACCGTATGGGAATATTTCCCCCaaatattttaaacatttttCCTTGCCTTTGTAACAATTTGAATTTGGCAATTAACAAAGCATCCTTGTATTTGGACCCATTTGGGTGGACAATTTGATTGAACGGCCCAAATATGACTTAGCAACGGGTACAACAGATTGGTACAATGAGTCGAGCTTCTGAAATTTGGCCCAAGATTTGCAGTCAGCTACTTGGTAAGGTAAAACTACATCAAAGTGACATGTACCGAAAATAGGTACCGTTCTTCAGCTTTAAATTTTGTACCGAAAACATCCCAGTTAGAGATGAGTAGTTGATTTGTATACCTATCAAGACAGGTAGTTGATTTGCATCGCTGAAGAGTTCAGCTTCTTTATTTTACTTCAGTTTCAACACAAGGGCGTTTTTGCATTTTACGTTGCATTCAATTCTAATTCAAATGGCGGTTGTTTTACTGTGAACTTGAACTTCAGGTCATGTAATGGAACATATTGAAGAAAAATTATGTTTATGTATCAAACCTACTTGATGTATCACTACAATAACATACTGTACAACTTCTACATTAACATACCATAGAACTTTTTAAAGATGTAACCTGATACACAATGGACTGCAATGGCTGATCTGCCTGCTACGAAACAGATGTACGGGGAAGAAGGCTAAGACCCAGTGTGTTAACCAAGGTCGCTCAAGTGTTTTCAGAGTGGATGGAAATGGGATGTGGGCAGTATAAAAAAGGATATACTCCGCTAAAAACAGCAAGGTAACGAGCAGTGCTTTAGAACAATAAGAAGCCAACTATTTCAATAGTTCAGCGAGGAAATTAGAACCAAAATGCAGTCTGTACAAATAATGAAATAATTCACAATTAGAGTTGCCATGGCTGTCCAATGTGTATCAAGTTACATAATTAAAATTGCTTTTGTCAGCAACATGAGAACATGAAAATCCAAAGCTTCTAGGTCATTTTGTCATCCCCAGAATAGGTGAATCTAACAAATATGGGCAACTTTGAGATTGATCATTTGTACGATTTCAGAAAGACTTTTAAAAGAGCGTTAAAAATGCCGTCTGAAAATAAACATTTGGCAAATGCAATATGCACAAAACACCTGCTATACGAAACCGTCCAACTTCTGAAGTTGTGATAACAAAATGAATTCAGTGTTGCAATGACTCCAGGACCAAATGAAAGGCCAACTCAATTGACCTAACCTATAGATTATAGATAAAAAACATCCTCTCAATCCAAGTGTGAAATAGGAGAACAAACTCAAGTAGGGATTGTTTCGTGGTTTTCAAACTTGGGAGATATGAGATTCATTTCCCATGAGCTCACGCGAATGATGATCAGAATCAAGCACTAACTACTTAAAATTAAAAGTGCAAATCAGGAACAAGCAAAGGTTTCATTTCCCATATTTGGTTCCAATTCTTAAAATG
Coding sequences within:
- the LOC133709715 gene encoding RAN GTPase-activating protein 2, which produces MDTTSLNAKRRPFSLKLWPPSQNTRQVLVERMINNLSTKSIFTEKYGTLSKEEAEENAKQIEDVAFVAADQKYEKEPDGDGGSAVQLYARECSKLLLEVLKRGSSSKESTVASDTTPKETLFDISKGTRAFIEAEEAEELLRPLREPGNAYTKICFSNRSFGLGAARVAEPILVSLKNQLKEVDLSDFIAGRPEAEALEVISIFAAALEGSALRFLDLSNNALGEKGVRAFGALLKSQSCLEELYLMNDGISEEAAQAVHELIPSTEKLRILHFHNNMTGNEGAFAISEVVKHSPLLEDFRCSSTRVESEGGVALCEALGTCTHLKKLDLRDNMFGVEGGIALSRALSKHENLKEIYLSYLNLEDEGAVALANVLKESAPSLEVFDIAGNDITAKAASALAACIAAKTLLTKLNLGENELKDEGTIQISQVLDGLSQLGEVDLNTNKIRRAGARVLAQAVVQKPDFKLLNINGNFISDEGIHEVMGLFKKSPHLLGPLDENDPEGEDDDAEDDEESGDDEVNDDGLGSKLKNLQVNQE